CTGAACTACTTCTTCCGATTCCACGACTACCAGGTAATCTGTTTTTCCTTTATAAACTTCCACCAATGTAGTGGTATTGAGGCTTTCCACCAGGGCCGGAGGCGGAACTGCGATGTGGTACTGATCTACCGGAAAGTTGAGTGTGAGCCAATCCTCCTTACAATCTACCCGAAGTTCTCCGCTTCTTGAATCAAACACGATCGAATTGCCTTCGTAATTCTGAATATTGAAAATCACATAGGCAGCTGCTAACGTGGCATGTCCGCAAAGATCAACCTCGACAGTCGGGGTGAACCATCTGATATGGAATCCGGCTTCGGTAGGAACGTAAAATGCGGTTTCTGCCAAATTGTTTTCTGCGGCGATATTCAGCATTGTTTCATCCGGAAGCCATTGGTCCAGCGGCACGATGGCCGCAGGGTTTCCTCCAAAAAGTTTATCTGTGAAAGCGTCTATTTGATATAAGGAAAGTTTCATGTAATATCGGTCAGTTAGCAATACAAGGTATTAAAAATATCTCCCACCGCCTGAATGTGCCGGAGGAAATTTTTAATATAATTTATTAGAATGATATAAAATTAATATGTGCCCGAAACGGTTATCTCTTCTTATTTTTCATCCGGAGATAGACCCCGTTTGTCCAGCCAAAGCCCTCTTGTATCTCGTATTCGCCGCCGCCAGCCAGCAGATTTGTATCTGAAACGTTATATTTTTCAAGCATTCTACCAGAGTGCCTGAATTCTTTCTCGATCAAACCCAGCCACTCTGCCGACAGTTCATTGGCTGTTCTGTGAAAATTGTAATTCCTCAAACCTTTATAGGCAATCCATTGCAGCGGCGCCCAGCCATTTGGTGCGTCCCACTGCTGTCCCGTTTTGACTGTGGTTGTCAGCAATCCGCCGGATTTCAGGAAATTAAGCCGGATATATGCCCTTACATAGTGCGAATTCGACTTTGACGCCAATTTAAAAAACAATGGAAACGTGCCGGCAAGAGTAACGGCTTTCTTGAAATTTTGTTTTTTGAAATCGTAGTCCATGTAGTAATTTTTTTCCGGATCCCAGAAATAACGCTGTATCGCCATGCGGCGCCGGGCAGCTTTTTCGAGATACACGCTTTGCAGGGTCATATCCCCGGCAAGCAGATAGGCTTCGGACAGTGTTTGCTCCAAGTGGTACATCAGGCAGTTCAGGTCCACCGGCAGAATATCGGTCGTATGGATCGTGGCAAAATCAGTTTCATCTTCAAACCACCGGCTGCTGAAATCCCAGCCCGATTCTGCCGCTGCCCTGATATGCCTGTACAGCGAGTCGTGAGAAGTGCCGAATTTCTCATTGGCATGCGCGGCCAGTTCCACATCCTCCCGGAAAGATTCCGGCCTCGGCGTGGCCTTGTCATCCCAGTATCGGTTCAATTGCACGCCTTCCGGCAAATTCACAAGCCTGCGGTGCGCGGTGAAAGGCTCGTTTGTGCTACCAGATTCCATCCAGTAGTCATATTCTTTTTGCATTTGCGGTAAATACCGTTTAAGTATTTTCTTCCCTTCCATTTCACTGAACAGCCTTACCATCAGCGAAAAGAACGGAGGCTGCGAGCGCGTTAAGTAGTAAGTCCGGTTTGCAGTAGGAATGTAGCCGAAGCTGTCGATCAGGTAAGCAAAATTATTTATCATGCTCTCTACGAGATCAGTGCGGCCATTTTCTTTCAATCCAAGTAGCGTGAAATAGCTGTCCCAGTAATAAATTTCCCTGAAACGCCCGCCAGGGACAACATAGGCATAGGGAAGCGGGATGAGCGACCCCCCACGTTCCTGGTTTTCCGGCTGGCGGGTAAGTACCGGCCAGAGCTTTCTGACATGGTCGGAAACCGACATACTGGTGTCCGCTTTGAAAGTAGAAGCAATGTGCGACGGAATTCTGAAACAGCGCCTTACGAATTGTTCAATATCAAAATCGTCGGCGAGTTTTTCGTGATGATACCGCTCGATGATCAATACAGGATCTTCCAGCGGAATAGCGTCTGCAAAGGTTTTAGAATCCGTGAAAATATGGCTATTCTGCACATCCCGGAAAAAGGTGCCGTACAGGTCCTCAGGGGAAATATGCGACTGTCCGTAAGTGTAAGCGGGAGCAATGAATCCGTACAATAGAACTGACTTTAAAGGGTTAATGTGCTAATATCGAGCTACCTGGTTGTTGTTTAGCCCCGATCGCATTCCATTCGTCTGTAAAAATGCAACGACTGAATATAGCCTTTTGTTCCGCCAGAGCTCATAAATGTCCGGGCGGCGGGAAACAGAATTTCCTACTTTATTTGCATTTTCAGGCATCCCCGCTTAATATTGTAACATCAAGTCAATTGCTTCTCATAACAGCGATTGATTTATAAAGAAGAGGCGAGAGAATGGGCTCTACGAACCTCTGGCAACCTGCTACCACAATGGAGAAAGGTGCTAATTCCCACCTAATTTATTAGGAGATATAAAATCAATTCGCGTGTACTTACAGTTAGAAATTTCCGTAAGCCGAATGGCTTTATTCTCGCACCTGCAACTGAAAGTTATTTTTCAGATGTATCAGTCACTTCTGTTTTCGATTTGAAAACAGGCACTGACGTCAACATTTTATATTTAAATGTGCTTTGGCACCTATGCAGTCGGAACAAAAAACATTCAAGCATCCCTATCCCTATTCCCTCGAAATGGGCGGAGAGCTCGCTGGTTTTGAGCTATCATACACCACTTACGGAACCATTGACCCGGAAAAGAACAATATCATCTGGATCTGTCACGCACTTACCGGAAGCTCCAATGCGGCTGAATGGTGGGACGGGCTGGTAGGAGAAGGTAAATATTTCGATCCGGCAAAACATTTTATCGTTTGCGTCAACGTGCTGGGGTCTGCCTACGGTTCAACTGGTCCACTATCCGTCAATCCAAAAACCGGCAATGCTTACTATCGTGACTTTCCGGTGATTACGGTGAGGGATGTTGTCGGCGCGATGGACTTACTGCGGCAGGAAATGGGTATCAGGCGAATTAAAATCTGCATCGGCGGCTCGCTGGGCGGCCAGCAGGCGCTGGAATGGGCGGTGGAAGTGCCTGACCTTTTTGAAGAACTCGTACTGATCGCCTCCAATGCATTGCATTCGCCCTGGGGAATTGCATTCAACGAATCACAGCGAATGGCGATCCAGGCGGACCCTACTTTTGAAGATAATCACCCGGAAGCGGGTGCAATGGGCATGCGGGCTGCACGATCCATTGCATTGCTTTCATACCGTAATTACGATACCTATAATTTCACGCAGGCAAGGGATAACCCCGATCAGATCGACGATTTCAGGGCTTCTTCTTACCAGCAATACCAGGGAGATAAGTTCGTGAAACGCTTTAATGCGTATTCCTATTGGGTACTATCCAAGATTATGGATTCGCACAATGTAGGCAGGAACCGTGGTGGAATCGTGCATGCATTGGGCTTGGTAAAAGCGAAAACACTGGTGCTGGGGATCAAGTCCGATCTACTTTTTCCACTTTCTGAACAACAGTTTCTGGCCCGCCATATTCCCGACGCAGTTTTTCAGGAAATCGATTCGCTTTACGGGCACGACGGTTTTTTGATCGAATACAAACAGCTCACCCAGGTGATCAGAGTTTGGCAGGAAACGAACGGACAGTTGGAAATGGCTAAGATAGGCTAGCCATTTCCAACCGGATGAATTGCTTATTTTTTAGAAATGCTTAGCAGCAATTCCGGCTCGTTTGTAGTGATAAAATCCACATTCTTTTCCAGAAACGATTTCAGCATTGCTTCGTCATTTACTGTCCACACGTTCGTGGTCAGTTTTTTGGCTTTCATGGCAGGAATGTAATCTTCATTCTTTTTGTACACATTGAAATGATAGTCAATACCGTCTAAGCCGGCGGCAGCGATTTCGTCAGGCGTTTTATCTCCGTTCAGGTACTCCACGTGCGCTTTCGGCGCCAGCTCTTTCACTTTTTTGCAAACATCAAAATCGAATGCGATGTAATCGGTGATGTCTTCAACTTTTAGCTTTTTGACCATTTCCACACATTTCGTCGCCAGTGCCAGTGATCTTTCCTTTCCCATTGAAGAAGTTTTGATTTCCAGGATCAGCCTGGTTTTCTTCTGTTTCGCTCCTGCTTTCAAATAAGCTTCCAGCGTCGGCAGCGACTCGCCGTTTTCAAGCTTAATCTTGGACAGCTCGCTTGCATTGGTCTTTTCAATATGCGTACCCTTGATAGAATGATCGTGCAGCACGAAAATCACCGAATCGGCCGACATATGCACATCGAATTCGCTGCCATAGCAACCGAGCTTGATCGCATGTTCCAACGCACCGATAGAATTCTCAGTAGCTCCGGTATTCTTCCACGCGCCGCGGTGGGCGATCACTTTGTTCTTATTTTGTGACATACCTTCAAAAGTGGTAAGGCTCAAAAGGCCCACTGCGAGTAAAGCAAATACTTTTTTCATTTTAAAAATTTGGACTGAATTAAAAATACCGAAAACTCCGGTCACTTTTTAAACGACGACAGAGGCGAAAATTACTCTTTGTATTGCTAAGCAATATTAGCACAATATTAATTTTCCGAGCCCGGAATATGATGTTTCGAAACTGTGATCACAACCTGCTTGGAAGTCGGCGTATTACTTTTGTCGGCTACGCTGTCGATCGGCACCAGCACATTCGTTTCGGGGAAATAGGTTGCCGCACAGCCTTTGGGAATAGGATAAGCAACTACCAGGAACTTATGCGCAATGCGTTTCACGCCGCCAAAATCATTGTGCAGATCAACCAGACTCCCGTTCTGCAAACCCCGGTCTGCTATATCTGCTTCATTCATCAGAATTACCCGCCGCTCGTTATAAATGCCGCGATAACGGTCATTGAGACCATAAATCGTCGTATTGAACTGGTCGTGGCTACGGATCGTCATCATCGTTAACTCATCTTTTTCCAACTGGTTGACCGGAATTTCGGCGACATTGAATCGGGCTTTTTGAGACGAAGTATCAAATTTCCCTTCACGGTTACAGTTCGGTAGGTAAAATCCCGCAGGCTGCCGGACACGTTCGTTATACTTCTCAAATCCGGGAATAGTACGCTCAATATCTGCCCTGATCACATCGTAATTATCAATATACATTTGCCAATTGATCTGGCTGCGTTTCCCCAATGTCGCCTGCGCGAGTCTGCAAACGATCTCCGGCTCGCTCAATAGCATATCCGAAACCGGCGGCAAAACTCCTTTTGACATTTGTACTACCCCCATTGAATTTTCGCAGGAAATAAACTGGTTTTCACCACTTCGCATATCCATATCGCTCCGGCCGAGACAAGGCAGTATCAGCGCTTCTTCCCCGTGCACAAGGTGGCTCCGGTTCAGTTTTGTTGAAACGTGTACTGTCAGCCTGCATTTACTTAATGCTTCGGCGGTATATCTGGTGTCGGGAGTAGCTGAAAGGAAATTCCCGCCCATTGCGAAGAATACACCAACCTTTCCTTCGTGCATTGCTTTAATCGAATCAACCACATCATATCCATGTTTCCTGGGTGGAGAAAATTGGAAGTTTCGTTCGATGGAATTGAGGAGTTGATCTGTGGGTTTTTCGAAAATACCCATTGTCCGGTCTCCCTGAACATTACTATGGCCCCGCACAGGACAGGTTCCTGCGCCAGGCTTGCCGATACTGCCTTTCAATAACAATAAATTGGCTATTTCCTTAATGGTATCCACTGCATTTTTGTGCTGGGTAAGCCCCATGGCCCAGCAAACGATGATTTTGCTTTTAGTAGCCAGCAAACGTGCCGTTTCCTGAATTTGCGTAAAAGGGACCCCGCATTGCCATGCCAGTTCTTCCGCGCTGAATGCTTTCAGGTGCGTGACAAATGCTTCGTAACCTTCTGTATTATGCCTGATGAAGTCCTGATCGAAAACTGCGCCGGGATTACTATCTTCTTCTTTTAAAAGCAGTGACTCAATCGCTTTCAATAGCGCCAGGTCCCCGTTAATTTTAATTTGAAGGAAAATATCGGTCAGCGAAGCATTAATGCCCAGTACCCCTTCCATTCTTTGCGGGTTGTTAAAACCCATCAACCCCGTCTCCGGCAGTGGATTAATGGAAACGATCGTCGCTCCGTTGGATTTCGCTTTCTGTAATGCGGTGAGCATGCGGGGATGATTCGTGCCCGGATTCTGTCCGAGTATCATAATCACTTCCGCTTTGTAAAAATCGTCCAGCGTTACAGATCCCTTCCCGATCCCCAGCGATTCGCCCAATGCAACGCCGCTGCTTTCGTGGCACATATTGCTGCAATCAGGCAGGTTGTTTGTGCCAAATTCGCGTACAAAAAGCTGATATAGAAAAGCCGCTTCGTTACTGGTTCTGCCCGAGGTGTAAAACACAGCTTCATCAGGCGAAGAGAGCCGGTTAAGCTCCGATGCGATTTTTGAAAAAGCAGCTTTCCATGTAATAGGTTGATAATGCGTGCCGCCTGCCGGTAAAACCATCGGCTGCGCAATCCTGCCCTTGCCGCCAATTTCATAATCAGAGAGCCTCCCGAGCTCCAATACCGAATTTTGAGAAAAAAAATCGGGAGTCAGTTTTTTCTGGGTAGCTTCCTCAGCCACGGCCCTTGCGCCGTTTTCACAATATTCTGCCACGCCCGAGCGCTCGTCGTCCGGATCCGGCCAGGCGCAGCTCGGACAGTCAAAGCCGCCTTTTTTATTCAGGTTAAATAACGCCTTCATTCCGCGCTGCATACCGGCTTCTTTGACGATTTTCTCAAAGCTGGAAACAACCGCCGGAATACCCGCCGCTACTTTTTTGATCTTGCCTTTTTTTAGGCCGGTCAGCTTGTCCGGATTCTCTGAGCCTGGAATGGAAATCGGCGATTCAGCCATAATCAGCAGGTTTGGTTCGGGTTTTCGTAGTTGTCAGACTGGTCTTCCGCATCATTGTCCAAACATTTGAAATCTTTTTCTACTAACAGATATAACGTTTCCTGCTCGCCGACAAATATGTCCGAATCGATTCCAATCACATTATTATCCGGCCAGTCTTGCGCGAACGACTCAGGAATAAATATGGTAATGTGCTGATTTTCAAAAGAAGCCGAGAGCTTTTCGATGGCCGGCTGACTTTTGATCGCATACGCCAGCTCGCCTTGTGGAAAAGCAGTTCGTTCTTCCAGGTAACCCGTGCCGGCCAGCTGTGCTACATCTGTTTTTGACAAACGATACCGCACTTTATTTTTTTGAATTCTAATTTTCATAAACCTGTAATCCGGTGATAGCCGGTGTAAACATTAAATCTATCGTTTTTTAAAAATCCTACCAGCGTCAAATGATGCGCTTCGGCCAGCTTCACGGCCAGGCTGGAAGGCGCTCCTATTGCCGCAACGAGCTCGATGCCAGCCATTAATGCCTTTTGAATCAGTTCAAAACTTGCCCTGCCACTCAGTAAAAGTATCTTGCCTGCAAGCGGCAACTGATCCGCCAGCAATGCGGCACCGATCAGTTTATCCAAAGCATTATGCCTGCCCACATCTTCACAAAGATGAAGCAAAGTGCCTTCGTGAGCAAAAAGTGAAGCTGCATGCAACCCGCCCGTTTCTTCAAAAATATTTTGTTGTCCCGACAGTCGCGCACCGAGTGTAAAGAGTAATTCCCTGTTTACGTGAAGTGTATTTGGAAGATTGAAGGGCAAAACGGTTGTAATCGCATCAATGCTCGTTTTTCCACACACACCGCAACTGGAAGTCGTATAAAAATTCCTTTCGGAAGTATGCAAATTTGGGCTGCAGGAATCGGAAAGTGTAACCAGTACCAGATTTTCTTCAAATACCGACGATTCAATTTTTTTTATGTCATTGATGGACTGGATTATTCCTTCCGTGAACAAAAAACCTGCGGCGAGTTCGCGGTCGTTTCCGGGCGTTCGCATGGTAACCGAAATAGTTTTCCAATGCGCTCTGCCAGATTCCTGATATGCAATCCGGATTTCCAATGGTTCTTCCACAGCAAGAAAGTCCCCCGTTTCGGAAGTTGTCGCCGCGTTTACTTTTGTAATCCGGCATGAAACCACAGAAGCTGGCTGCGTTTTAACCATTGTATTTTTGTTTTAAAAACTCAGTAACCCTGGCAGAGTCTTCCGGCGTATCTACCGACTGCATTACGGTTTCATCTTTCGGAATATATTTATCCGCATTTGCATTCCGCAGAAAAGACTGTAAAGACAAATCACCTGACTTAAAATGCCTGAAAAGATCCAAACCTGTTTTCGAGGAGTACCAGCTCAGCAAAGGTTCATACTTTTCATGCTTGTTGTAAAAGGCAGCAGCAACAGAATCTTCCTGAATTGAATCGTAAAAAAGTGAAATGTCAGTCTTAGCTAAAAGCGGATAATCGCAGCCAATAAATAGAAAATCGTTTTCAGGAAAAGTATGAAATGCGGTAAGCAATGCGCCAATCGGGCCGATGTTGGAGAATTGAGGCAGGTCGATCAGCTTTTGATACTCCGTTTCGATTCTTCCAATTTGTGCTGCATTGCAGGAAATGACCGTCTCGTTGCATAAGCCGGAAAGTAAATCGGCTACATGTTCATATTGAGGCTTTTCAAAATAAACAAGCTGACTTTTGTCCGTCCCCATTCTGGAACTCTCGCCTCCGCAAACCACTATTCCGATCAGTCCCATGCAGGCAGTCTATTAATTTTTAATGCAGATTTTGGCAGAGAATCGACTTGAAACTATCGGTCAATTATGTGTAACTTCCTTTATGGAAAAGGGAGATGTTAAGATTATTAATAAAAAACCGATTTATCCGGTCAGTCCCGAATTGCGGAAATACCTGCGTTTTTATCAGCGGGACGCCCGTTTACCGGTAAGTTACCACGATTTGCTCAGTTTTTATGAATCCTTTCCGGTAACTGACAAAAATGGAAAGGACACTTTGTGGGAGAGTCCGCTATATCCCTCACATGAACTTGAAAGGCTGCATACAGGTTTGAAAAAGGTTTATGCAATGTTGAAAGCTTCCGGAAATCTGCGCATTGTGGAGCATAAGTATATTGACCGTATTGACTATTGCAAATTCGGAAATTCCAATCCTTTCCGGGTGAAAATTGTGAACCGGCTGAATGATATTTACGATTATTTCTATGTCAAAAAAGCAGATGCTTCGCGGATATATGGTTTGGAGCTGGAAGAAATATTTTCGCCAAACCAGGTTAACTACCTGGTTGATGGTGAGACACTTATTGAAGAACACATTGCCGGAATTCCGGGGGACGAATTTGCCAAAACCCGCTTGCGGCACACGGATTATAACCCGATCCGCATTGCGAAGGAGTTCGTAAAATTTAACGAACGCTGCACCATTACGCTGCTGGGCGATATGCGGGCATACAATTTCGTCATGCAGATTACGCCCGATTTCGACGACTTTCAGTTTCGGCTGAGAGCGATTGATTTCGATCAGCAGTTTTACGAGGGCAACCTGAAAGTTTACATGCCACAGTTCTTCAAGGAAAACCTGCCTTATGTAGAACTGGCGATGGAATATCTGACGGACAAAACAGTGTTGCAATATCAGCAGGAAGAACAGTCCTCCATTATGTACCAGGCGAGAAGCGAGCGGCACCGGCTGAGGGAGCTGCGCGATGTTTCGATCAAGGATAATATCTCAACAGTAGACAACATTCATCAGCTGCGAGAAGGACTAGCCAGGCATTTCAAAGACAACCATTACCAGCATTGCGAAAGTATGACGGAGATTATTGAGCTGAATATCAAGAATATAATCCGGCAGGTGATTTTGTAAAATGTCGGTCTTCCGGTTAAATCCCAAGTATTGCCTACCTTTGCGGAACAAACCGGGCAGGAACATCTGTTCGGTTGTTTCAAAATCAAACCAAATCGGAAGGCATTCAACCTTCGGCAGATTACTACAATGAGCAAACACGGACGGATTCTTGTCGCCATGAGTGGCGGCATCGACAGCTCTCTCGCAGCTGTTATGTTACACGAACAAGGTTACGAGGTCATCGGAATGACCATGAAAACCTGGGACTACGCCAGCAGTGGCGGGACCAAAAAAGAGACCGGTTGCTGTTCCCTCGATTCTATCAATGATGCCCGCAATATCGCCGTTGAGCTCGGATTCCCACATTATATCCTGGATATCCGTGCCGAGTTCGGCGATTACGTGATCGACCATTTCACAGGCGAATACCTCGAAGGCCGCACACCAAACCCGTGTGTGCTATGCAATACTCACATTAAATGGGATGCTTTGCTTCGCCGCGCCGATAGGCTGGATTGCGAATTCATCGCGACCGGGCATTATGCCAATATGCAGTTCAATGACGGAAGATATTATGTCTCCAAAGGAATAGACAGTTGGAAAGACCAGAGTTATGTGCTTTGGGGCGTGTCACAGGAAAGTCTAGCTCGCACAAAATTGCCGCTGGGCTATTTGCATAAAAGCGAAATCAGAGAAATGGCCAAAGAGCGGGGTTTTATCGACCTCGTCAACAAATCGGAGAGCTATGAAATATGTTTCGTGCCGGACAATGATTATCGTGGATTTTTAAAAAGAAGGATTCCAGGTCTGGAAGCAGAAGTGGCTGGCGGGAATTTTGTTTTTGAAGACGGTACTATTGTCGGAAAGCATGAAGGGTATCCGTTTTATACAGTGGGTCAGAGAAAAGGACTCGGCATTGCGCTCGGCAAGCCAGCATTTGTAACGGAGATTAGAAAAGAAACCAATGAAGTGGTTTTGGGAGACTTGCCGGACCTATTTCGTGATGGAATGTATGTGGGCAAACTAAATCTTCAAAAATATGCTTCACTTAAAAAACCTTTAGAAACTGTCACCAAAGTAAGATACAAACACGACGGGACGCCGGCACTAATCGAACAGATTGAACCTGATAAAATAGTTGCGCGCTTTCACGATGGCGTAAACGGTATCGCGCCAGGACAGGCTGCGGTCTTTTATGAAGGTGACGATGTGGTGGGCGGCGGCTGGATATTGAAGAGTTTCCGTCAGTAATGAAAATGCCCTGAGAAATCAGGGCATTTTCATTCAAGATATTGTTCAGGACTTACAACACTTGTATTGCCCATTTAATCGAATTGCCTTCCTGCTCTTTGGTAATCACATATAATTGATCGCCTTTAGAATTTACGAACACAAACTGCGGGTCAAGTGTCGGGGTACCGGTTGCTCCCTTTTTAACCGGGATATTCCTGAGATAATCCAGATTGGTCGCATTGTAAACGTAAATATAAGGTAAATTGGGCCTTCCCTTATCCAGCGAATCGGTTGAAATGGCAAACAAACGATTTGTAATCGCAGAATGGTCCAGCGAGGAAATCCTTTTCATCTTGTTTACAGTGTTGGTAATTGTATCCAATGCGATCGTCCCATTGTATATCATATCTTCTTCTTGATTATCAGCCAGTTTCATGACCGTCTGCCCTTTCAGAAAAACCCTTTTACCATCCTCCGAAAACCACAGATCGCCTTCAACCGGGTAAGTGCCGTGATACTTAGAGTCGTAGAGCAGAGTAGCTGTACCTTGTTGTACATCAAACTTTTCAATATCCGAAGGTCCTAAAAAATTGTCGGTGACATAAAGGTATTTACCGGAGGGGTGAAGCCTCCCTTTTGATCCTGCGTAAATCGAAGCATATTGGGATAATGTCTCTTTTCCGTTGGCCAGGTCGATACAATGGATACTTGCCCATTGGTCTCTTTTAGGAAACACGTACGCCCATTTGTTATCACCTAAAACAATATCCAATGCTTCGCAGCCAACGTCATAGGTACTGATCACTTTCCTCGTATTTAAATCTATATACGAGAGATGCGCATCAAATCCGACTACTGCAAAATTGCCGTCGCTTGATAGGGAGACGCTCATTGGAGCATAATCCAGCATTACTTTTTCTGTACTGTTTTGCGCAGGATTCAGAATATTGAGCTGGCTGGGATTGGTAGAAACGTACACAAGAATGTCCTTCTTTTTGGAATACTCGGCATCTGTAATCGCCATATCGCGTGGCAAAATAACTTCACCTTCGGGAAGCACCTCAGTATTTTTCTTGCGGCAGCCGCCGAACAAGAGTACACACAAGCCAAGAAAAAGAATGGATTGTAAAAATAAACGCATAAAAGAATAGAGGAGTAATTGTTAGGGGCACTTAGTTAGATCTTCCCAATCCGCTGCCGCACAGCCTCATATAATACAATCGAGCTGGCAACTGATACGTTCAGCGATTCAACCTGGCCGATGAGAGGGATCTTTGCGCCGCTGTCGGCTAAATGGATGAATTCCTTTGAAATGCCATCTTCTTCTGAACCCATGATAATGACCGTAGGAATTGAGAAATCAATATCATAGACTGATTTTTCAGTTTTCTCAGTACAGGCGACAATCTGTAAGCCGCTGTTTCTGAGGTATAACAGCGTTTCGTATAAATTAGGCTCCCGGCAGACTGGCAGGAAGTTTAATGCACCGGAAGAGGTTTTCATCGCATCTGCATTGATCTGCGCGCCGCCTTTGGTGGGTACGATTAACGCCTGGACACCTGCACATTCCGCAGTTCTGGCAATTGCGCCGAAGTTTCGAACGTCGGTAATGCGGT
This Dyadobacter sp. UC 10 DNA region includes the following protein-coding sequences:
- a CDS encoding YncE family protein; its protein translation is MRLFLQSILFLGLCVLLFGGCRKKNTEVLPEGEVILPRDMAITDAEYSKKKDILVYVSTNPSQLNILNPAQNSTEKVMLDYAPMSVSLSSDGNFAVVGFDAHLSYIDLNTRKVISTYDVGCEALDIVLGDNKWAYVFPKRDQWASIHCIDLANGKETLSQYASIYAGSKGRLHPSGKYLYVTDNFLGPSDIEKFDVQQGTATLLYDSKYHGTYPVEGDLWFSEDGKRVFLKGQTVMKLADNQEEDMIYNGTIALDTITNTVNKMKRISSLDHSAITNRLFAISTDSLDKGRPNLPYIYVYNATNLDYLRNIPVKKGATGTPTLDPQFVFVNSKGDQLYVITKEQEGNSIKWAIQVL
- the rlmB gene encoding 23S rRNA (guanosine(2251)-2'-O)-methyltransferase RlmB, whose product is MEKRQYTVRKPAPKQSTADMVFGTQSVLETLRSGKEIERLFLQRELGFSEIEKLAKETGVPFQRVPIEKLNRITRKNHQGAIAFVSQIQYMPLHNVLTQVYEDGKTPLLLLLDRITDVRNFGAIARTAECAGVQALIVPTKGGAQINADAMKTSSGALNFLPVCREPNLYETLLYLRNSGLQIVACTEKTEKSVYDIDFSIPTVIIMGSEEDGISKEFIHLADSGAKIPLIGQVESLNVSVASSIVLYEAVRQRIGKI
- the mnmA gene encoding tRNA 2-thiouridine(34) synthase MnmA, producing MSKHGRILVAMSGGIDSSLAAVMLHEQGYEVIGMTMKTWDYASSGGTKKETGCCSLDSINDARNIAVELGFPHYILDIRAEFGDYVIDHFTGEYLEGRTPNPCVLCNTHIKWDALLRRADRLDCEFIATGHYANMQFNDGRYYVSKGIDSWKDQSYVLWGVSQESLARTKLPLGYLHKSEIREMAKERGFIDLVNKSESYEICFVPDNDYRGFLKRRIPGLEAEVAGGNFVFEDGTIVGKHEGYPFYTVGQRKGLGIALGKPAFVTEIRKETNEVVLGDLPDLFRDGMYVGKLNLQKYASLKKPLETVTKVRYKHDGTPALIEQIEPDKIVARFHDGVNGIAPGQAAVFYEGDDVVGGGWILKSFRQ